A portion of the Vicinamibacteria bacterium genome contains these proteins:
- a CDS encoding extradiol dioxygenase gives MIVGAHSIIYSRKPDADRAFLRDVLKLPSLDVGEGWLIFGLPPAEVAVHPSDKNDVHEFYLICDDVDEFVANLKKHNVPYEAVQNQGWGLLTRLTLPGGGRLGVYQPRHARPKPMKQEKRPRPRRKSPKKAVKR, from the coding sequence TGATCGTCGGCGCACACTCGATCATCTACAGCAGAAAACCAGATGCCGACCGGGCCTTCCTGCGCGATGTGCTCAAGCTTCCCAGCCTGGACGTGGGAGAGGGCTGGCTCATCTTCGGCCTGCCGCCCGCGGAGGTTGCCGTCCATCCATCGGACAAGAACGACGTACACGAGTTCTATCTCATTTGCGATGACGTCGACGAGTTCGTGGCCAACCTTAAGAAGCACAATGTGCCTTACGAGGCGGTTCAGAACCAAGGTTGGGGTTTGCTCACGCGCCTCACCCTTCCCGGCGGGGGAAGGCTCGGCGTGTATCAGCCGCGTCACGCGCGTCCGAAGCCGATGAAGCAAGAAAAGAGACCCCGCCCCCGCCGGAAAAGCCCGAAGAAGGCGGTGAAACGATGA
- a CDS encoding crosslink repair DNA glycosylase YcaQ family protein, translating into MPITLSLPEARRLAVAAQGFGPRPATPSLGHVRRLATRLHAFQIDSVNVLARAHYVPAFARLGPYPMKALDSLAYLQRELFEYWGHAACLLPVSLFPLLRYRMNRHIERTQAYMRSKRGAYMARVYQEVAERGPLAAAELSNPGKSSGNWWGWGAGKAALEHLYDSGLVAIAGRRGFERLYDLTERVIPRAALDAPAPPREEAMKQLLCLGAKAYGVGTFADIAGYFQIDGWHDRLSPGPFWERPPGPQGRRAQPIVKRLLAELVEEGRLLPARVRGWKDPAYVHPGARVPRTLHARGIVTPFDSLVWDRQRLARLFGMKYTIEMYVPARRRVHGYYVCPFLLGDTLVARCDLKADRARRVLRVQSAFLEPGKDARRVAAGLAGELGQLQAWLELDGIEVGKRGDLAARLLRTLK; encoded by the coding sequence ATGCCGATCACGCTCTCGCTGCCGGAGGCGCGCCGCCTGGCCGTGGCCGCGCAGGGATTTGGTCCCCGACCGGCCACGCCCTCCCTGGGCCACGTCCGCCGGCTGGCCACGCGGCTGCACGCCTTCCAGATCGACTCCGTGAACGTGCTCGCCCGGGCCCACTACGTCCCCGCCTTCGCGCGCCTCGGTCCCTATCCGATGAAGGCCCTCGACTCGCTCGCCTACCTCCAGCGCGAGCTCTTCGAATACTGGGGGCACGCCGCCTGCCTGCTACCGGTCTCGCTCTTCCCCCTCCTGCGGTACCGCATGAATAGGCACATCGAGAGGACGCAGGCCTACATGCGGTCGAAGCGTGGCGCCTACATGGCCAGGGTCTATCAAGAGGTGGCCGAGCGCGGACCCCTCGCCGCCGCCGAGCTATCCAATCCCGGCAAGAGTTCGGGGAACTGGTGGGGCTGGGGGGCCGGGAAGGCAGCCCTCGAGCACCTGTACGACTCGGGCCTGGTCGCCATTGCGGGACGCCGCGGCTTCGAGCGGCTCTACGACCTTACCGAGCGCGTCATCCCTCGAGCTGCGCTCGACGCGCCCGCGCCGCCGCGTGAGGAGGCGATGAAGCAGTTGCTCTGCCTGGGCGCGAAGGCCTACGGCGTCGGGACCTTCGCCGACATCGCCGGCTACTTCCAGATCGACGGGTGGCACGATCGATTGTCACCGGGACCCTTTTGGGAGCGACCGCCGGGTCCCCAGGGCCGGCGGGCCCAGCCCATCGTCAAGCGGCTCTTGGCCGAGCTCGTCGAGGAGGGCCGTCTCCTGCCCGCGCGCGTCCGCGGCTGGAAGGATCCGGCCTACGTGCATCCGGGTGCGCGCGTCCCCCGAACCCTCCACGCCCGCGGAATCGTCACCCCGTTCGACTCCCTGGTCTGGGACCGCCAACGCCTGGCGCGGCTGTTCGGGATGAAGTACACGATCGAAATGTACGTGCCCGCGCGGCGACGGGTCCACGGCTACTACGTCTGCCCGTTTCTGCTCGGCGACACCCTCGTCGCCCGCTGCGACCTCAAGGCGGACCGCGCCCGCAGGGTCCTGAGGGTGCAGAGCGCGTTCTTGGAGCCGGGAAAGGACGCGCGCCGGGTGGCCGCGGGGCTGGCCGGCGAGCTCGGGCAGCTGCAGGCGTGGCTCGAACTCGACGGGATCGAGGTCGGGAAGCGCGGGGACCTCGCGGCCAGGCTGCTCCGCACCCTGAAGTAG
- a CDS encoding CPBP family intramembrane glutamic endopeptidase, whose translation MPPLGSSRRWAVILSPIGVIALGFAVQRLAGLVIGAWAWIPTMLVFWGAVATLIWWGRQGNPARLWLRRPRGSGVWSALALGVGLVSVREFVLGWHVLRSPTLLALWLGFGLLNPWLEEGYWRGLLIDATRSWPFGLGVVYSTAFFALSHPLIWGVHSAALRHPAVLVGLGLAGGVWGMAYWRTGSLRWTIAGHACANLFGLSVPVLLNLHVPGGLR comes from the coding sequence ATGCCGCCTCTTGGATCGTCGCGGCGGTGGGCGGTCATCCTGTCGCCGATCGGCGTCATCGCCCTGGGCTTCGCCGTTCAGCGCCTGGCCGGGCTCGTGATCGGGGCCTGGGCCTGGATCCCGACCATGCTCGTCTTCTGGGGTGCGGTGGCCACCCTGATCTGGTGGGGCCGACAGGGGAACCCGGCCAGGCTCTGGCTCCGAAGACCACGAGGGTCAGGGGTGTGGTCGGCTCTCGCGCTAGGGGTGGGGCTCGTCTCCGTGCGCGAGTTCGTGCTGGGCTGGCATGTCCTTCGGTCTCCGACCCTGCTCGCATTGTGGCTGGGGTTCGGCCTGCTCAACCCGTGGCTGGAGGAAGGATATTGGCGCGGACTGCTCATCGATGCCACCCGCAGCTGGCCCTTTGGGCTGGGGGTCGTCTACTCGACGGCGTTCTTTGCCCTCAGCCATCCGCTGATCTGGGGAGTGCACTCCGCCGCGCTTCGTCATCCGGCCGTGCTGGTCGGTCTGGGTCTGGCGGGGGGCGTGTGGGGCATGGCTTACTGGCGGACGGGTAGCCTTCGCTGGACGATCGCCGGCCACGCCTGCGCGAACCTATTCGGGCTGTCAGTGCCGGTTCTTCTGAACCTGCACGTTCCCGGTGGCTTGAGGTGA
- a CDS encoding acetamidase/formamidase family protein: protein MRGAACLILLAVAALAQGQPPTDAPLLVGHWIATMEFNGTTSVARLDLVEASNPLTGSLDGVPLSGTIERKMLRFRAGSRSVTATVADGVIMGTMITEGDKGVRPFSSAFRAARIPDRRPGPPQTIEFTPTSFQRSYSPQATPVLRVWPGDTVHTTTIDAGGVDAQGIKRAAGGDPLTGPIYVETAMPGDTLAVHIVRLRLNRDWAGTNDHLVDSALTAGLARRMDGINKPVRWRLDLEKNVGTPEGATGNLANYVLPLRPMIGSIGVAAPPGDAAPMANDSGFYGGNMDFNLIREAATVYLTIQAPGALLYLGDVHAAQGDGELNGSGLETSADVTFTVDVIPGRRPSAPRVENEGQIMATGFGGSVDDALRMATSNMAGWLAQDYGLGPSEVAQVLGTAAQYQISEIADRNSGVVLKIDKPLLRGLAPAR, encoded by the coding sequence ATGCGAGGAGCTGCATGCCTAATCCTGCTGGCCGTTGCTGCCCTGGCGCAGGGCCAACCGCCCACCGATGCTCCGCTGCTCGTGGGCCACTGGATCGCCACGATGGAATTCAACGGAACGACCAGCGTCGCCCGGCTCGATCTTGTCGAGGCGAGCAACCCTCTCACCGGCAGCCTTGACGGCGTTCCCTTGTCCGGCACCATCGAACGCAAGATGCTGCGATTCCGCGCGGGTAGCCGAAGTGTCACGGCAACCGTCGCGGACGGCGTCATCATGGGGACCATGATCACGGAAGGCGACAAGGGCGTCCGCCCTTTCAGCTCCGCGTTCAGAGCCGCGCGGATTCCCGACCGAAGGCCGGGCCCGCCGCAGACGATCGAGTTCACGCCGACGAGCTTCCAGCGCTCCTATTCGCCTCAGGCGACACCCGTGCTACGAGTCTGGCCAGGCGATACGGTGCACACAACCACGATCGACGCCGGCGGAGTCGATGCGCAGGGCATCAAGCGCGCCGCGGGCGGCGATCCGCTGACGGGCCCGATCTACGTCGAAACGGCGATGCCGGGCGACACACTCGCCGTTCATATCGTGCGCCTGCGGCTGAACCGCGACTGGGCCGGTACCAACGACCATCTGGTCGACAGCGCGCTAACCGCCGGCCTGGCACGCCGGATGGACGGGATCAACAAGCCGGTCCGGTGGCGGCTGGATCTCGAGAAGAACGTCGGCACACCCGAGGGAGCAACGGGGAATCTCGCCAATTACGTCCTGCCCCTGCGCCCGATGATCGGCTCGATCGGCGTCGCAGCCCCACCCGGCGATGCTGCGCCGATGGCCAATGATTCGGGCTTCTACGGCGGCAATATGGACTTCAACCTCATCCGCGAGGCCGCGACCGTCTATCTGACCATCCAAGCCCCGGGCGCCCTGCTGTACCTGGGCGACGTGCATGCCGCGCAGGGCGACGGCGAGCTCAACGGCAGCGGGCTGGAGACCTCGGCCGACGTCACCTTCACGGTCGACGTGATCCCGGGCCGCCGCCCCTCCGCGCCGCGCGTCGAGAACGAGGGCCAGATCATGGCAACGGGATTCGGTGGATCGGTGGACGACGCGCTACGCATGGCGACGTCGAACATGGCCGGGTGGCTGGCGCAGGACTACGGCCTGGGTCCGTCGGAAGTCGCCCAGGTGCTGGGCACCGCCGCCCAATACCAGATCAGCGAGATCGCCGATCGCAATTCGGGCGTCGTCCTGAAGATCGACAAGCCGCTCCTGCGGGGGCTAGCTCCGGCCAGGTGA
- a CDS encoding thioredoxin family protein, with amino-acid sequence MKKMRDAMTAAASCTLFLAHPAASFAGAVVGQPAPAFSLPDASGGQEALSSFKGKYVVLEWVNFDCPFVGKHYGSGNMQKLQKTYTGKGVVWLSINSSAGGKQGALDATKANALVKEKGAAPTAFLLDSEGAVGQAYGAKTTPHMFIIDPSGKLIYNGAIDDRPSIDKADIATARNYVQTALDEAMAGKPVTTTSSQPYGCSVKYR; translated from the coding sequence ATGAAGAAGATGAGAGACGCGATGACCGCCGCTGCTTCTTGCACGCTGTTTCTCGCCCATCCCGCCGCGAGCTTCGCGGGGGCCGTCGTGGGCCAGCCCGCTCCCGCCTTCAGCCTTCCCGATGCAAGCGGAGGGCAGGAGGCCCTGTCGTCCTTCAAGGGCAAGTACGTGGTCCTGGAATGGGTGAACTTCGACTGCCCCTTCGTAGGGAAGCACTACGGCAGCGGGAACATGCAGAAGCTGCAGAAGACCTACACCGGCAAGGGCGTGGTCTGGCTGTCGATCAACTCCTCGGCCGGGGGCAAGCAGGGAGCCCTGGACGCGACGAAGGCCAACGCCCTCGTTAAGGAAAAGGGCGCCGCCCCCACCGCCTTCCTCCTCGATTCCGAGGGAGCGGTGGGCCAGGCCTACGGCGCGAAGACGACGCCCCACATGTTCATCATCGACCCCAGCGGGAAGCTGATCTACAACGGCGCCATCGACGATCGGCCCTCCATCGACAAGGCCGACATCGCCACCGCCCGGAACTACGTACAGACGGCCCTGGACGAGGCCATGGCCGGCAAGCCGGTGACCACTACCTCCAGCCAGCCCTACGGCTGCTCGGTGAAATACCGCTAG